One Mycobacteroides abscessus ATCC 19977 genomic window carries:
- a CDS encoding glycoside hydrolase family 3 N-terminal domain-containing protein translates to MRAGTVLTGLVVAALTACGGNASEPSKENTSSTKAQAPATAAPAADLACLSTRDRLAQLLMVGIKDADDARALVRDHHVGGIFVGSWTKKEMLTDGSLHDVITAGPIPAAVSIDEEGGRVSRLKDLIGPAPSARELAATQTPEQVQALSQERAQKMKDLGITIDFAPDADVTDGDPDGAIGDRSFSGDPQKVAEYAEASVRGYQAGGVRAVVKHFPGHGHASGDSHTNGVVTPPLEQLKDNDLVPYRSLVTSGAAVMIGHMQVPGLTGDDPASLSGAAVDLLRKGTGYGAPAYDGVIFTDDLSSMAAITDRFPIEEAVLKSIKAGVDWALWVSTEKVGSVLDRLESAYNAGELNADAINASVRRVLAYKGVPACG, encoded by the coding sequence ATGCGCGCAGGCACAGTACTGACCGGTCTCGTCGTCGCGGCGCTTACCGCTTGCGGTGGCAATGCCTCGGAGCCCTCGAAGGAGAACACGTCGTCGACGAAGGCGCAGGCGCCAGCAACCGCTGCGCCCGCCGCTGACCTGGCCTGTCTGAGTACTCGCGACCGGTTGGCGCAGCTACTCATGGTCGGCATCAAAGACGCCGACGACGCCCGTGCGCTGGTGCGCGACCATCACGTCGGCGGCATCTTCGTCGGCAGCTGGACCAAGAAGGAGATGCTGACGGACGGTTCGCTGCATGACGTCATCACCGCCGGCCCCATTCCGGCTGCCGTGAGTATCGACGAGGAGGGCGGCCGGGTGTCGCGCCTGAAGGATCTCATCGGCCCGGCGCCGTCGGCCCGTGAATTGGCCGCTACCCAGACACCCGAGCAGGTGCAGGCGCTGAGCCAGGAGCGTGCCCAGAAGATGAAGGACCTCGGGATCACCATCGACTTCGCTCCGGACGCCGATGTGACCGACGGTGATCCCGACGGTGCCATCGGTGACCGTTCGTTTAGCGGCGACCCCCAGAAGGTCGCCGAATACGCCGAGGCCTCCGTGCGCGGATACCAGGCCGGCGGGGTGCGTGCCGTGGTCAAGCATTTCCCCGGACATGGTCACGCCTCGGGCGATTCACACACCAATGGGGTGGTGACCCCGCCACTGGAGCAGCTGAAGGACAACGATTTGGTGCCGTACCGCTCGCTGGTTACCAGCGGTGCTGCGGTGATGATCGGCCATATGCAGGTGCCTGGGCTCACCGGCGACGACCCGGCCAGCCTCAGTGGGGCAGCAGTTGACCTGCTGCGCAAGGGAACCGGCTATGGCGCGCCGGCCTACGACGGTGTCATCTTCACCGACGACCTGTCCTCGATGGCCGCCATCACCGACCGTTTCCCGATCGAGGAAGCCGTGCTCAAGTCGATCAAGGCGGGCGTCGACTGGGCGCTCTGGGTAAGCACCGAGAAGGTTGGTTCGGTTCTGGATCGTCTGGAATCGGCATACAACGCAGGCGAATTGAATGCCGATGCGATCAACGCGTCGGTGCGCCGGGTGCTGGCGTACAAGGGTGTTCCCGCCTGCGGTTAG
- a CDS encoding putative toxin — MTKADPEWFYSVAGKLSEAATSFEARFTALDQKLNVSRSAGSYTTGGPRWSTSYDQSASDVFEVGSLGVMAATVLAKLVHEAGLNEAKAENESSPNGPQERTPTPPSGSKINHAMHPSKLSVGGDNSKPDHWSLIADYVKKEWADCDEERIRAAGTAFSSFGTESQKQATELWNACTAVFTDERQRGYPEISEMVTEIANVCGALKGEVASDLGVACEAVGAKASEMKKLGQTSLTILHYIILSYEVDKVLARRLPWGDRIRKGIDRLIEFNKKEYAKANDKLMKSIDQTVDQAAESNEGINNTATTDAKFLSNLLDRIPRQTDPIRNRTKEENEAAGDEGERRAGINPRGRKREVRVIVDTGSGPVAREVVPDRIDDVNRQVTEVKNTNEIRPDRVQILAEAEWARQNGYTMTLVVDHRTVINDPKIQEMVNNGQIQVVRKELDDAYF; from the coding sequence ATGACAAAAGCCGATCCCGAATGGTTCTATTCCGTGGCCGGCAAGCTTTCCGAGGCAGCTACCTCATTCGAAGCACGGTTCACCGCGCTGGACCAGAAGCTAAACGTCTCGCGATCTGCCGGTAGCTACACAACAGGTGGTCCGCGCTGGAGCACGAGCTATGACCAATCCGCATCCGACGTATTCGAAGTCGGATCTCTTGGCGTAATGGCGGCCACAGTTCTCGCAAAGTTGGTACACGAAGCAGGCCTCAATGAGGCCAAGGCAGAAAACGAGTCGAGCCCGAACGGCCCTCAAGAACGTACTCCAACCCCGCCTTCAGGCAGCAAGATCAACCACGCAATGCACCCGAGCAAGCTGTCTGTCGGTGGAGACAATTCCAAACCAGACCATTGGTCACTCATTGCCGATTACGTCAAGAAGGAATGGGCTGACTGCGATGAGGAAAGAATTCGCGCGGCAGGAACCGCATTCAGCTCCTTCGGCACCGAAAGCCAAAAGCAAGCAACTGAACTCTGGAATGCCTGCACAGCGGTTTTCACCGATGAACGACAAAGAGGATATCCAGAAATCAGTGAAATGGTCACTGAAATCGCTAATGTATGCGGAGCACTCAAAGGAGAAGTCGCCTCCGATCTTGGCGTCGCCTGCGAAGCCGTAGGAGCGAAGGCCAGTGAGATGAAGAAGCTGGGTCAAACATCCCTGACCATACTTCATTACATCATATTGTCATATGAAGTGGACAAGGTGCTGGCACGCAGACTCCCTTGGGGCGATCGGATAAGAAAAGGGATCGATCGGCTAATTGAGTTCAACAAAAAAGAATACGCTAAAGCTAATGACAAACTCATGAAGTCGATCGACCAAACGGTAGACCAAGCTGCCGAATCGAATGAAGGCATCAACAACACCGCGACCACCGATGCCAAATTTCTATCAAATCTCCTCGATAGAATTCCAAGGCAGACGGATCCCATTCGCAATCGTACGAAAGAAGAGAACGAGGCGGCGGGTGACGAAGGAGAGCGGCGTGCGGGGATTAACCCCAGAGGGCGCAAGAGGGAAGTGCGAGTCATCGTCGACACGGGCTCCGGGCCTGTGGCGCGCGAGGTGGTGCCTGACAGGATCGACGACGTAAACCGCCAGGTCACCGAGGTTAAAAACACTAACGAGATCAGACCTGATCGCGTACAGATTCTCGCGGAAGCGGAGTGGGCACGCCAAAACGGCTACACAATGACCCTGGTGGTTGACCATCGCACCGTGATCAATGATCCGAAAATTCAGGAGATGGTCAATAATGGGCAGATTCAAGTTGTGAGGAAGGAACTTGATGACGCATACTTCTAA
- a CDS encoding WXG100 family type VII secretion target: protein MADQRLRVSTTALEQGARELRQHHRTIETAVTEIHRRAEALRSVWTGAAANDAATAWDDLRKALTSHLDALSEHAELLSKTATLHAHQEELTTQAIDSTNS from the coding sequence ATGGCAGACCAACGACTACGGGTCTCGACAACCGCGCTCGAGCAGGGTGCGCGCGAGCTACGCCAGCATCATCGCACGATCGAGACTGCAGTCACGGAGATCCATCGACGAGCTGAAGCACTCCGAAGTGTCTGGACCGGCGCAGCTGCGAACGACGCAGCAACCGCATGGGACGATCTCCGCAAAGCACTCACATCACACTTGGACGCGCTATCGGAACATGCCGAACTGCTGTCGAAGACCGCCACGTTGCACGCTCATCAGGAAGAGCTCACAACCCAGGCCATCGACTCAACGAATAGCTAG
- a CDS encoding RNA polymerase sigma factor → MAHDEISRIFRAEYGRTVATLIRYFGSIDLAEDAVQEAFEVAIARWPEDGIPPNPGAWITTTARNRGIDKLRRDRRRDELSREAGAFAEPQQEPEDVGPVRDDRLRLIFTCCHPALSQEAQVALTLRLLGGLTTPEIAGAYLVSESTMAARITRAKKKIAAAGIPYRIPAAHDLPDRLSSVLSVLYLIYNEGYAASSGARLTRTDLSAEAIRLSRLLADLMPDEPEALGLLALVLLTEARRPARTGDDGALVLLADQDRTRWNRQMITEGHQLVRRCLRRNVPGPYQIQAAINAVHDDAPSAAGTDWRQIVTLYDQLMRFTPTTVVALNRAVAVAERDGAQAGLDAMEPLRADLDRYYPLHAARADLLTRLHRDSEAADAYRKALELTENEVFRRYLGDRLARLEPGA, encoded by the coding sequence GTGGCGCACGACGAGATCAGCCGCATCTTCCGCGCGGAGTACGGCCGTACCGTGGCGACGTTGATCCGCTACTTCGGCAGTATCGACCTCGCCGAGGACGCCGTGCAGGAGGCATTCGAGGTGGCCATCGCCAGATGGCCGGAGGACGGCATTCCACCCAACCCGGGTGCCTGGATCACCACGACGGCCCGAAACCGCGGTATCGACAAGTTGCGGCGAGACCGGCGACGCGACGAGTTGTCGCGCGAAGCAGGTGCTTTCGCGGAACCGCAGCAGGAGCCGGAGGACGTGGGCCCGGTGCGCGATGATCGCCTGCGGCTCATCTTCACATGCTGCCACCCGGCGCTGTCGCAGGAGGCGCAGGTCGCGCTGACGTTGCGCCTGCTCGGTGGTCTGACCACCCCGGAGATCGCCGGCGCGTATCTGGTGTCCGAATCGACCATGGCCGCGCGCATCACCCGCGCCAAGAAGAAGATCGCCGCGGCGGGCATTCCGTATCGGATTCCGGCGGCCCACGATCTACCGGACCGGCTGTCGTCGGTGTTGTCCGTGCTCTATCTCATCTACAACGAGGGATACGCGGCGTCCTCAGGTGCCAGGCTTACCCGCACGGATCTTTCCGCGGAGGCGATCAGGCTTTCAAGGCTGCTGGCAGATCTGATGCCCGACGAACCCGAGGCGCTGGGCCTGTTGGCGCTGGTGCTGCTGACCGAGGCGCGCCGTCCCGCCCGCACCGGCGACGACGGCGCGCTGGTATTACTCGCAGATCAGGACCGCACCCGATGGAACCGGCAGATGATCACCGAGGGGCATCAACTGGTGCGCCGCTGCTTGCGGCGCAACGTCCCGGGGCCGTATCAGATCCAGGCCGCCATCAACGCGGTTCACGACGACGCCCCGTCGGCAGCAGGCACCGATTGGCGCCAGATCGTCACCCTGTACGACCAGCTGATGCGATTCACTCCCACGACCGTGGTTGCCCTCAACCGTGCGGTGGCCGTCGCGGAACGCGACGGTGCACAAGCAGGACTGGACGCCATGGAGCCACTGCGAGCCGATCTCGACCGTTACTACCCATTGCACGCGGCGCGGGCCGATCTGCTCACGAGGCTGCACCGGGACTCCGAGGCGGCCGACGCCTATCGAAAAGCCTTGGAACTGACCGAGAATGAAGTTTTCCGCAGGTACCTCGGTGACCGGCTGGCCCGCCTCGAACCCGGCGCATGA
- a CDS encoding HEAT repeat domain-containing protein produces MDNIPSQYVHGEHGFDERIMRDLAEVGVRAYTLDDLANGPATIPEAIPVFVDWLSHLEERIPGPEPDHGHRSIIRSGLIRNLIDPAARGNQEVIDLLISQVKHQPPLPSRQIDWALGGLKLICGPKEFSKIVALIPSLPTGALVIPIIQYLGKVKTQASHQLVVGYLDGPAREFAIKALVQAKAPNVRHLVEPLVHDPDASVRKAARRAMERLPHD; encoded by the coding sequence ATGGACAATATCCCTTCTCAGTATGTCCACGGAGAACACGGGTTCGATGAACGCATTATGCGTGATCTGGCCGAGGTTGGCGTCCGTGCCTATACGCTGGATGACCTTGCCAATGGCCCCGCGACGATTCCTGAGGCAATTCCCGTTTTTGTCGACTGGCTATCCCATCTGGAGGAACGAATACCTGGACCCGAACCAGATCACGGGCATCGCTCAATTATTCGTTCCGGACTAATTCGCAATCTCATCGATCCCGCAGCACGCGGAAATCAGGAAGTAATTGACCTTCTCATTAGCCAGGTCAAACACCAGCCACCCCTGCCATCACGGCAGATCGATTGGGCACTCGGCGGACTCAAATTGATCTGCGGGCCGAAGGAATTCTCGAAAATAGTGGCGCTCATTCCCAGCCTTCCAACAGGGGCCCTCGTCATCCCTATCATTCAATATCTAGGTAAAGTCAAGACACAGGCATCCCATCAATTAGTCGTGGGATATCTGGACGGACCAGCGCGCGAATTCGCAATAAAAGCACTTGTCCAAGCGAAGGCGCCAAATGTTCGCCATCTCGTCGAACCCCTTGTGCATGACCCGGATGCGTCGGTTCGAAAGGCAGCACGACGCGCCATGGAGAGACTCCCCCATGACTAA
- a CDS encoding fatty acyl-AMP ligase: MNSLVSGLRLEEYLDETGAISLPDGYTVNHYLECAVDGPHDTFAYRYVDFSSDPNGEPVDLNWPQLRARTRAVAARLQQVTQPGDRVAILAPQSLDYVVGFFAAIEAGNIAVPLFAPELPGHTERLDAVLSDAQPTVVLTNQAAAESVNSFIRRLPRDRRPRVLAVDSVPDSVGATYVRVTPDTDDIAYLQYTSGSTRAPAGVEITHRAVMTNVLQMIISVGLDVDVRGASWLPLYHDMGLLMLMFPLCGGRMTLMSPLSFVRRPGRWIRELAAASHAGRTFGAAPNFAFELAAERGLPKEGESLDLSNVAGLINGSEPVSIASIRKFNAAFGPYGLPDNAIKPSYGMAEATLFVSSIAPDAEPSVIYVDREQLGAGYATRVDAAHENAMPQVSCGQVARSQWAVIVNPNAETELPDGQIGEIWLHGNNVGRGYWGRSQETEVCFRNKLQARLDEGSHAAGTEPGAIWFRTGDLGVYIDGELYITGRVKDLVIVDGRNHYPHDIEATVEDASPVVRRGFVAAFSVPADELPAGVDAGDGVGERLIIVAERAAGAGRAEPGPIIEVLRAAVSRRHALPVADIRLVQAGAIPRTTSGKIARRACRQQYLDNRL, encoded by the coding sequence ATGAACTCACTGGTTTCAGGGTTGCGTCTCGAGGAATACCTCGATGAGACGGGCGCCATCTCGCTGCCGGACGGTTACACCGTCAACCATTATCTGGAATGCGCTGTCGACGGACCGCACGACACCTTCGCCTACCGGTACGTCGATTTCAGCAGCGACCCCAATGGGGAGCCTGTCGATCTGAACTGGCCGCAGCTTCGTGCGCGGACCCGCGCGGTGGCGGCCAGGCTCCAGCAGGTAACCCAGCCGGGCGACCGGGTGGCGATCCTGGCTCCCCAGAGCCTGGATTACGTCGTCGGCTTCTTCGCCGCCATTGAGGCGGGGAACATCGCGGTGCCGTTGTTCGCCCCGGAGCTCCCCGGGCACACCGAGCGGCTCGACGCAGTACTCTCCGATGCCCAACCGACGGTAGTGCTGACCAATCAGGCGGCCGCGGAATCCGTCAACAGCTTCATTCGCAGGTTGCCCCGGGATCGTCGTCCGCGGGTGTTGGCCGTCGACAGCGTGCCGGACTCGGTAGGCGCGACGTATGTACGGGTGACTCCGGACACCGATGACATCGCCTACCTGCAATACACGTCGGGCTCGACGCGAGCGCCCGCCGGAGTGGAGATCACCCACCGCGCGGTGATGACCAACGTGCTGCAGATGATCATCTCGGTGGGTCTGGACGTGGATGTGCGGGGAGCGAGTTGGTTGCCGCTGTACCACGACATGGGCCTGCTGATGTTGATGTTCCCGCTGTGCGGTGGGCGGATGACACTGATGTCCCCACTGTCTTTCGTGCGCAGACCCGGACGCTGGATCAGGGAGTTGGCCGCCGCCTCGCATGCGGGCCGCACGTTTGGCGCCGCACCGAACTTCGCCTTCGAGCTGGCCGCCGAGCGTGGCCTACCGAAGGAGGGCGAGTCCCTGGATCTGAGCAATGTCGCCGGGCTGATCAACGGCTCCGAGCCGGTCAGTATTGCGTCGATCCGGAAGTTCAACGCGGCCTTCGGCCCATACGGGTTGCCGGACAACGCGATCAAGCCGTCTTACGGTATGGCCGAGGCGACGTTGTTCGTCTCCTCCATCGCCCCCGATGCGGAACCGTCGGTGATCTACGTGGATCGTGAGCAGTTGGGTGCCGGGTACGCCACCCGCGTGGATGCCGCGCACGAAAACGCGATGCCGCAGGTGTCCTGCGGGCAGGTCGCTCGCAGCCAGTGGGCCGTCATCGTCAACCCCAATGCGGAGACCGAACTACCCGACGGACAGATCGGCGAAATCTGGTTGCACGGCAACAACGTTGGTCGCGGATACTGGGGTCGCTCGCAGGAGACCGAGGTCTGCTTCCGTAACAAGTTGCAGGCGCGCCTGGATGAGGGCAGTCACGCCGCCGGCACCGAGCCGGGCGCCATCTGGTTCCGTACGGGCGACCTCGGCGTCTATATCGACGGCGAGCTGTACATCACCGGCCGGGTAAAAGATCTGGTGATCGTCGATGGACGGAACCACTATCCCCATGACATCGAGGCCACCGTCGAAGATGCCTCGCCCGTGGTGCGACGAGGTTTTGTGGCGGCCTTCTCCGTGCCGGCCGACGAACTGCCCGCGGGCGTCGATGCGGGCGATGGCGTGGGAGAACGGTTGATCATCGTCGCGGAACGGGCCGCGGGCGCCGGACGGGCAGAACCGGGGCCCATCATCGAAGTGCTCCGGGCCGCGGTATCTCGTCGGCATGCGCTGCCCGTCGCCGACATCCGGCTGGTTCAGGCCGGCGCCATCCCGCGGACCACCAGCGGAAAGATCGCACGCCGGGCCTGTCGCCAGCAGTACCTCGACAACCGACTCTGA
- a CDS encoding WXG100 family type VII secretion target, with translation MSERSYDLDAMQEHIEFLTKQMELLTEQTKNIERTADGILSQYEGQGAEKFLEASTQWRDKFKQQIESLGALRDRIKITHGNYLDARTKNREMFPGV, from the coding sequence ATGTCTGAGCGCTCCTACGACCTAGACGCGATGCAAGAACACATCGAGTTTCTGACCAAGCAGATGGAATTACTCACCGAGCAGACGAAGAACATCGAGCGCACGGCGGATGGCATCCTTTCCCAATACGAGGGACAAGGAGCGGAAAAGTTTCTCGAAGCTAGCACTCAGTGGCGGGACAAGTTCAAACAACAAATCGAATCGCTCGGGGCGCTACGCGATAGAATCAAGATTACTCACGGCAACTATCTCGATGCGAGAACAAAAAACCGTGAAATGTTTCCGGGGGTGTAA
- a CDS encoding YciI family protein has translation MKQYLLSVHSYAQDATQWSDEDVQRLYAQTGALNEKMKEAGVWVFANGLTEPSDATVVHSVDGKVTTTDGPYLETKEHLGGFWIINAPDLDAALKWAAEGSAACEEAVEVRPFQDEEA, from the coding sequence ATGAAGCAGTACCTACTTTCGGTCCACAGTTATGCGCAAGATGCCACGCAGTGGAGCGATGAGGATGTGCAGCGGCTGTATGCCCAGACCGGCGCTCTCAACGAGAAGATGAAAGAGGCCGGCGTTTGGGTTTTCGCCAACGGATTGACCGAACCTTCGGACGCGACAGTGGTCCACAGCGTGGATGGCAAGGTCACCACCACCGACGGCCCTTACCTGGAGACCAAGGAGCACCTCGGCGGCTTCTGGATCATCAACGCCCCTGACCTCGATGCGGCACTGAAGTGGGCGGCGGAAGGGTCGGCGGCCTGTGAAGAGGCCGTAGAGGTGCGCCCGTTCCAGGACGAGGAGGCGTGA
- a CDS encoding YciI family protein, with protein MSRYMLSIVYAPGAVQPDEAALETIGADVQAVTRRMQDAGVWLFAAGLQPADTATMVTASAAGHTTTDGPYTETKEQLGGFSIIDVPTLADAQRWAAEVSRAVWCPIEVRGLDRGCGELD; from the coding sequence ATGAGCCGCTACATGTTGTCGATCGTCTACGCACCTGGTGCGGTACAGCCCGATGAGGCAGCGCTGGAAACCATCGGGGCCGATGTGCAAGCTGTGACTCGCCGGATGCAGGATGCCGGAGTGTGGTTGTTCGCGGCCGGCCTGCAACCCGCCGACACCGCCACCATGGTGACCGCCAGTGCGGCCGGGCACACCACCACCGACGGGCCGTACACCGAAACCAAGGAGCAGCTCGGCGGGTTCAGCATCATCGACGTGCCCACCCTGGCCGATGCCCAGCGGTGGGCGGCCGAAGTATCCCGTGCGGTGTGGTGCCCGATCGAGGTACGCGGTCT
- a CDS encoding cytochrome P450, translating into MQHRIKQRTHWAVTHGIGRAYLKVLARRGEPVAQLGIDVGQAPDIYRIIDKIRERGRLSRAGDGWITADAQIVRTIFRDNRFVTFKPEHRSASPIIQRLAAWSDPQLLNPAEPPSILITDPPDHGRLRRLVAAPFTPRAIEGLRDRIQEVTNGHLDVLQQRQSPDLIADFTAKIPIAVIGEMIAVPPPDYSRLYTAMNRAIQLIATTAPSWSEYQDGTAALREIDEYLEKHVARLRREGTESELATALLDSDLSHFELKMFFAVFLGAGFVTTTHLMGKAIVTLLRHPEQLALLQADPSLWPNAVEELMRYDTSNQWSARVATETVEIEGHTIEAGQSALLLLGGANRDPAAFENPDVFDITRPNARENITLGTGIHVCLGQVLARAELHTALQTLFERFPRLSLAGEPEYLNGMGIHGLRLLPVTLG; encoded by the coding sequence ATGCAGCACCGGATCAAACAACGCACCCATTGGGCTGTCACCCACGGGATAGGCCGTGCCTATCTGAAAGTGCTTGCGCGCCGGGGAGAGCCCGTCGCGCAGCTGGGTATCGACGTCGGCCAGGCCCCGGACATCTACCGCATCATCGACAAGATCCGGGAACGCGGCCGGCTGTCGAGGGCCGGCGACGGGTGGATCACCGCCGACGCACAGATCGTCCGAACCATCTTCCGAGACAATCGGTTCGTCACTTTCAAACCCGAACACCGGTCCGCCTCACCGATCATTCAACGGCTGGCCGCGTGGAGCGATCCGCAGCTGCTCAACCCCGCCGAGCCGCCGTCCATCCTGATCACCGATCCACCCGATCACGGACGGCTGCGCCGTCTGGTCGCCGCTCCGTTCACTCCCCGCGCGATCGAAGGCCTTCGTGACCGGATCCAAGAGGTGACGAACGGCCATCTGGATGTGTTGCAGCAACGCCAAAGTCCGGATCTGATAGCCGATTTCACCGCGAAGATCCCGATCGCCGTGATCGGCGAGATGATCGCCGTGCCTCCGCCGGACTACTCGCGGCTCTACACGGCGATGAACCGCGCCATCCAGCTGATCGCCACCACCGCGCCATCCTGGAGCGAGTACCAAGACGGCACAGCAGCTTTACGTGAGATCGACGAATACCTCGAGAAGCATGTCGCCCGGCTGCGCCGTGAGGGCACCGAAAGCGAATTGGCCACAGCGCTTCTGGACAGTGACCTAAGCCACTTCGAACTCAAGATGTTCTTCGCGGTATTCCTGGGTGCGGGATTCGTCACCACCACACATCTGATGGGCAAGGCGATTGTCACGCTGCTCCGGCATCCCGAGCAACTCGCGCTGCTGCAGGCCGATCCGAGCCTGTGGCCCAACGCCGTCGAGGAACTCATGCGCTACGACACCTCTAATCAGTGGTCGGCCCGCGTCGCCACTGAAACGGTCGAGATCGAGGGCCACACCATCGAGGCAGGGCAGTCGGCACTACTGCTTCTCGGCGGAGCCAATCGTGACCCGGCGGCATTCGAGAACCCGGACGTCTTCGACATCACCCGGCCCAATGCGCGTGAAAACATCACATTGGGCACGGGAATTCATGTGTGCCTGGGTCAGGTGCTGGCGCGCGCCGAACTGCACACGGCACTACAGACCCTCTTCGAACGCTTCCCCCGGCTCTCACTGGCCGGCGAGCCCGAGTACCTGAACGGAATGGGTATTCACGGGCTGCGCCTTCTCCCCGTCACACTGGGCTAA
- a CDS encoding cytochrome P450, which produces MRTRDQIKYWSRWATMHGISRAALLTQVRTLPLAALFLGPDRAEKHYRYIEEIRASGSVTPSRAGGLIFTDLALTREILRDNRFITMAPTNIPSPILPLAFSRWVFARTEPGLPNPVEPPAMLAVDPPEHTRFRKLVSKAFTPRAVSKLEDRVREVTTELLDNLERHERADLLHDYASQLPVAIIAEMLGVPRADAPFLLEWGNHGAALLDIGMTWSAYRDATQALIEIDRYFDAHLVRLRGELAEDPTVDGILASIVRDGDLNDRELKATMALLLGAGFETTVNLIGNGIAALLRHPQQLAHLRENPDGWPNAVEEILRYDSPVQITGRVATQACEFEGHTLAAGSMAILLLGGANRDPAVFDQPDVFDVLRANAREHVAFGSGIHVCLGASLARMEGVVALQSLFERFPELALAADPTPGKHVNLHGFGSLPVNLGRARVPASS; this is translated from the coding sequence ATGCGGACCAGGGATCAGATCAAGTACTGGTCGCGGTGGGCGACTATGCATGGCATCAGCCGCGCGGCCTTGTTGACCCAAGTGCGCACGTTGCCCCTGGCCGCCTTATTCCTCGGCCCCGATCGCGCCGAGAAGCACTACCGGTACATCGAAGAGATACGGGCTTCGGGATCGGTCACGCCGTCACGGGCCGGTGGTCTGATCTTCACCGACTTGGCTCTCACCCGCGAGATCCTGCGGGATAACCGCTTCATCACCATGGCGCCCACCAATATTCCGTCCCCGATTCTGCCGCTGGCCTTTAGCCGCTGGGTCTTCGCGAGAACCGAGCCCGGCCTGCCCAATCCTGTCGAGCCTCCGGCCATGCTTGCCGTCGATCCGCCGGAGCACACCCGGTTTCGCAAGCTGGTATCCAAGGCGTTCACTCCCCGCGCGGTGAGCAAGCTCGAGGATCGGGTCCGGGAGGTCACCACCGAACTACTCGACAACCTTGAGCGCCACGAGCGCGCGGATCTGCTGCATGACTACGCGTCCCAACTGCCTGTCGCGATCATCGCCGAAATGTTGGGCGTGCCGCGGGCCGATGCCCCGTTCCTCCTGGAGTGGGGCAATCATGGTGCCGCGCTACTCGACATCGGTATGACCTGGTCGGCATACCGCGACGCCACACAGGCACTCATCGAGATCGATCGCTACTTCGACGCCCACCTGGTGCGGTTGCGCGGCGAACTCGCCGAAGATCCCACCGTAGACGGCATCCTGGCGAGCATCGTGCGCGACGGCGATCTGAACGACCGCGAGCTCAAGGCCACGATGGCGCTGCTGCTGGGTGCCGGCTTCGAAACCACGGTCAACCTGATCGGCAACGGTATCGCCGCACTGTTGCGCCATCCCCAACAACTGGCACATCTGCGTGAAAACCCGGACGGCTGGCCCAACGCCGTCGAGGAGATCCTGCGTTACGACTCTCCCGTGCAGATCACCGGAAGGGTCGCCACCCAGGCGTGCGAATTTGAAGGGCACACGCTGGCGGCCGGGTCCATGGCCATATTGCTGCTGGGCGGCGCCAATCGCGATCCGGCGGTTTTCGATCAGCCCGATGTCTTCGATGTCCTCCGGGCCAACGCACGCGAGCACGTGGCGTTCGGTAGCGGCATCCACGTGTGCCTCGGAGCGAGCCTGGCCCGGATGGAAGGCGTGGTGGCGTTGCAATCGCTGTTCGAGCGCTTTCCAGAACTCGCGCTGGCGGCCGACCCCACTCCCGGTAAACACGTGAACCTGCATGGCTTCGGAAGCCTGCCGGTGAACCTCGGCCGCGCCCGGGTACCGGCCAGCAGTTAA
- a CDS encoding YbaB/EbfC family nucleoid-associated protein, protein MTNEPDHLKEIAERVRAQVAELESQMSKVDAIEAEAESMDRMVRVRVNANGMVLSIQLHQATARMDRGRLGALIAETAQAATYRASDAAHQFFEGLIATRAELQQAAEAIHPQSREMFTAQPSAPQHRAPGLGPSAQPPSAYPAQQRPLLHPSLEDEDAHYERFNQNPFGRY, encoded by the coding sequence ATGACTAACGAACCAGATCACCTCAAGGAAATCGCGGAACGTGTACGCGCCCAGGTAGCGGAACTCGAATCACAGATGAGCAAGGTCGACGCAATAGAAGCCGAGGCCGAATCCATGGATCGCATGGTCCGCGTGCGAGTGAACGCAAACGGAATGGTGCTCAGCATCCAACTTCATCAGGCGACAGCCCGTATGGATCGTGGTCGTCTCGGTGCATTGATCGCCGAGACCGCTCAGGCTGCCACCTACCGGGCATCCGATGCCGCCCATCAGTTTTTCGAGGGCCTCATCGCGACACGCGCCGAACTACAGCAGGCAGCTGAGGCAATCCATCCGCAGTCCCGTGAGATGTTCACTGCGCAGCCGTCGGCGCCGCAACATCGTGCACCAGGCCTTGGTCCGTCTGCGCAGCCGCCCTCTGCCTATCCCGCACAACAACGCCCCCTACTCCATCCCTCACTTGAGGACGAGGATGCTCACTATGAACGCTTCAATCAGAACCCCTTCGGAAGGTACTGA